One Salipiger sp. H15 DNA window includes the following coding sequences:
- a CDS encoding aldehyde dehydrogenase family protein, with amino-acid sequence MLDKTDAAAATFAMIIDGKPVAAPKSFAVTDPATGEVVGHAPQGTAQDLDAAVAAARRAFATWSLTSEEERAAACNAIADKLEQHADEIATLITREQGKPLNGLGSRFEMGGAVAWTRYTAALSAPVEVLQDTPEGRVELHRRPLGVVGSITPWNWPVMIAIWHIIPAVRSGNTVVSKPSPYTPLSTLRVIELMNEVLPAGVVNVVTADETEDNLGALMSGHEDIRKIVFTGSTPTGQKVMRSAADTMKRLTLELGGNDAGIVLPDVDPKAIAEGLFWSAFINMGQTCAALKRLYVHDDVYDAVCEALADYVRNVPMGAGLDEGSVMGPIANQMQFDKVKALAESGAAKGRVLTGGTAGEGLFFPVTLIADLENGDPLVDEEQFGPVLPIIRYTDLDAVIDAANDNPNGLGGSVWSSDIEAAKRIAARLECGTVWINKHGMIQPNAPFGGRKMSGFGVEFGKEGYQEYTDIQVIIA; translated from the coding sequence ATGCTGGACAAGACTGATGCTGCGGCGGCGACGTTCGCGATGATCATCGACGGCAAGCCCGTCGCGGCACCGAAAAGCTTCGCGGTGACCGATCCCGCCACCGGCGAGGTGGTCGGCCACGCGCCGCAGGGCACGGCGCAGGACCTCGACGCCGCGGTGGCCGCCGCCAGGCGCGCCTTCGCGACCTGGTCGCTGACCTCCGAGGAAGAGCGCGCCGCCGCCTGCAACGCGATCGCCGACAAGCTCGAGCAGCACGCCGACGAGATCGCCACGCTGATCACCCGCGAGCAGGGCAAGCCGCTGAACGGGCTCGGCTCGCGCTTCGAGATGGGCGGCGCCGTCGCCTGGACGCGCTACACCGCCGCGCTCTCGGCGCCGGTCGAGGTGCTGCAGGACACGCCCGAGGGCCGCGTCGAGCTGCACCGCCGCCCGCTGGGTGTCGTCGGCTCGATCACGCCCTGGAACTGGCCGGTGATGATCGCCATCTGGCACATCATCCCCGCGGTCCGCTCGGGCAACACCGTGGTCAGCAAGCCCTCGCCCTACACGCCGCTGTCGACGCTGCGGGTCATCGAGCTGATGAACGAGGTCCTGCCCGCGGGCGTGGTCAACGTGGTCACCGCCGACGAGACCGAGGACAACCTCGGCGCGCTGATGTCGGGTCACGAGGACATCCGCAAGATCGTCTTCACCGGCTCCACGCCGACCGGCCAGAAGGTCATGCGCAGCGCCGCCGACACGATGAAGCGCCTGACGCTGGAACTGGGCGGGAACGACGCCGGCATCGTGCTGCCCGACGTCGATCCCAAGGCGATCGCCGAGGGCCTCTTCTGGTCCGCCTTCATCAACATGGGCCAGACCTGCGCCGCGCTGAAGCGTCTCTACGTGCATGACGACGTCTACGACGCCGTCTGCGAGGCGCTGGCCGATTACGTGCGCAACGTGCCGATGGGCGCGGGGCTCGACGAGGGTTCGGTGATGGGCCCGATCGCGAACCAGATGCAGTTTGACAAGGTCAAGGCGCTGGCCGAGAGCGGGGCTGCCAAGGGCCGCGTGCTGACCGGCGGCACGGCGGGCGAGGGGCTGTTCTTCCCCGTCACGCTGATCGCCGACCTCGAGAACGGCGATCCGCTGGTCGACGAGGAGCAGTTCGGCCCGGTGCTGCCGATCATCCGCTACACCGACCTCGACGCGGTGATCGACGCGGCCAACGATAACCCGAACGGCCTTGGCGGCTCGGTCTGGTCGAGCGACATCGAGGCGGCGAAGCGGATCGCGGCGCGGCTGGAGTGCGGCACCGTGTGGATCAACAAGCACGGCATGATCCAGCCCAACGCGCCCTTCGGCGGCCGCAAGATGTCCGGCTTCGGCGTCGAGTTCGGCAAGGAAGGCTACCAGGAATACACCGACATCCAGGTCATCATCGCCTGA
- a CDS encoding cytochrome c: MTMVRTLKSLLPLAAVAALAPGLVAAQDLDGAELYNTTCSACHAEGGLGTPGFAPPLARPDFWAGLGDQAVPYISGVMASGLSGTLTIDGQLYAGLLMPPMHDASPEELAAVATYVLQEFGGQTAEVTAEDVTAAREAAPGHADLRAMRPGS, translated from the coding sequence ATGACCATGGTCCGGACGCTGAAATCCCTGCTGCCCCTCGCGGCGGTCGCGGCGCTGGCCCCCGGGCTGGTCGCGGCACAGGACCTCGACGGGGCCGAGCTCTACAACACGACCTGCTCGGCCTGCCACGCCGAGGGCGGGCTCGGCACCCCGGGCTTCGCGCCGCCGCTGGCGCGGCCGGACTTCTGGGCCGGGCTCGGTGACCAGGCGGTGCCCTACATCTCGGGCGTCATGGCCAGCGGCCTCAGCGGCACGCTGACCATCGACGGCCAGCTCTACGCGGGCCTTCTGATGCCGCCGATGCACGACGCCTCGCCCGAGGAGCTGGCCGCGGTCGCGACCTACGTGCTGCAGGAGTTCGGCGGCCAGACCGCCGAAGTCACCGCCGAGGACGTCACCGCCGCGCGGGAGGCCGCCCCCGGGCACGCCGACCTGCGCGCCATGCGGCCGGGCAGCTGA
- a CDS encoding MauE/DoxX family redox-associated membrane protein, with translation MDSLVAHGVVAATVLVVVILARAAWHKTSQFLPSVGFAQDYGVLPEALVPTALRLLALAEAASVLLLLLPATRQIGGLAAAGLFLGYGLLMALALSRGKTRIDCGCGGAPQIVSGATVARNAVLAAVALAIAAAPLQVVGPWGAALGILAGLMLTLLYTIAETLISHARFIRRQT, from the coding sequence ATGGACAGCCTTGTCGCGCATGGCGTGGTGGCGGCCACGGTCCTGGTGGTGGTGATCCTCGCCCGGGCCGCCTGGCACAAGACCAGCCAGTTCCTGCCCAGCGTCGGGTTTGCCCAGGATTACGGCGTGCTGCCCGAGGCCCTCGTGCCGACGGCGCTGCGCCTGCTGGCCCTGGCAGAGGCGGCCAGCGTGCTGCTTCTGCTGCTGCCGGCGACCCGGCAGATCGGCGGGCTGGCCGCGGCAGGGCTGTTCCTCGGCTACGGGCTGCTCATGGCCCTTGCCCTGTCGCGGGGCAAGACCCGCATCGACTGCGGCTGCGGTGGCGCACCGCAGATCGTGTCGGGGGCGACGGTCGCGCGCAACGCGGTGCTTGCCGCTGTCGCGCTGGCCATCGCCGCCGCGCCGCTGCAGGTCGTCGGTCCCTGGGGCGCGGCGCTGGGGATCCTCGCCGGGCTCATGCTGACGCTGCTCTACACGATCGCCGAGACGCTGATCTCGCACGCGCGGTTCATCCGCCGCCAGACCTGA
- the napG gene encoding ferredoxin-type protein NapG, with product MPSATPVLSPQRRRFLQDTARMGGGCLLAGAGLAWLASDAQALPAQALRPPGALPEKDFLATCIRCGLCVTDCPYDTLSLARLGVDGPATGTPFFTARDVPCEMCDDIPCVAACPTGALDPALKNIDDARMGTAVLVDQENCLNFLGLRCDVCYRVCPVIDEAITLELSHNERSGHHAIFAPTVHAGHCTGCGICEKSCVLPEAAIKVLPVRLARGAPAEHYRKGWEEMEQNGGPLVEGIIDLPDRLPGPGTDNLAAPGGFEPSFKLPGAGE from the coding sequence ATGCCCTCCGCAACGCCAGTCCTCTCGCCACAGCGCCGACGGTTCCTGCAGGACACCGCCCGGATGGGCGGCGGCTGCCTGCTGGCGGGAGCCGGGCTTGCCTGGCTCGCGAGCGACGCGCAGGCCCTGCCGGCGCAGGCGCTGCGCCCGCCCGGAGCCCTGCCCGAGAAGGACTTCCTCGCCACCTGCATCCGCTGCGGGCTCTGCGTGACCGACTGCCCCTATGACACGCTCTCGCTGGCGCGGCTCGGCGTCGACGGCCCGGCCACCGGCACGCCCTTCTTCACCGCCCGCGACGTGCCCTGCGAGATGTGCGACGACATCCCCTGCGTCGCCGCCTGCCCCACCGGCGCGCTCGACCCGGCGCTCAAGAACATCGACGACGCGCGCATGGGCACCGCCGTGCTGGTCGACCAGGAGAACTGCCTCAACTTCCTCGGCCTGCGCTGCGACGTCTGCTACCGCGTCTGCCCGGTCATCGACGAGGCCATCACGCTCGAGCTGTCGCACAACGAGCGGTCGGGCCATCACGCGATCTTTGCCCCGACCGTGCACGCCGGGCACTGCACCGGCTGCGGCATCTGCGAGAAGAGCTGCGTGCTGCCCGAGGCCGCCATCAAGGTGCTGCCGGTCCGCCTCGCCCGCGGCGCGCCCGCCGAGCACTACCGCAAGGGCTGGGAAGAGATGGAGCAGAACGGCGGGCCGCTGGTCGAGGGGATCATCGACCTTCCCGACCGCCTGCCGGGGCCGGGAACCGACAACCTCGCCGCCCCCGGGGGCTTCGAGCCCAGCTTCAAACTTCCTGGAGCGGGCGAATGA
- a CDS encoding amine dehydrogenase large subunit: MTLKRTTALALVSALLAPVAQAEDFKPEVLSVEASIPEGPNALVIDFALNGSSNVFVLDAETLKLKGNIGTGTAANMKMNAAGDTLYTAGIYMERYLRGTAHPILEEWDLKTLKLRREIELPLGKLAQAETQPTLMQLSPDEKLLLIQNAAPAQSVSVINLESGEAVAEIPSPGCWTINPALEGQRFSMLCGDGKIASVSYEADGSFSDFARSETIFDPAADPLIANPIRVGDKLVWVSYGGVLHFVDDSGETPVLAEKKSLLGDIEGWAPGGSEVIAYHKASNTAFVLMHSNPFDGSHKNPAEEIWMIDMADVSLKGRFPAHGEGTISVSQDETPTLFGANHGGSVTRYDVTLGETPDIAFAGERPGVGFFLTMISLDH; encoded by the coding sequence ATGACGCTCAAGCGTACAACCGCCCTTGCCCTGGTCTCGGCCCTGCTGGCCCCGGTGGCGCAGGCCGAGGACTTCAAGCCCGAGGTGCTGTCGGTCGAGGCGAGCATCCCCGAAGGTCCGAACGCGCTTGTCATCGACTTCGCGCTGAACGGCTCGAGCAACGTCTTCGTGCTGGATGCCGAGACGCTGAAGCTGAAGGGCAACATCGGCACCGGCACCGCGGCCAACATGAAGATGAACGCGGCGGGCGACACGCTCTATACCGCGGGCATCTACATGGAGCGCTACCTGCGCGGCACCGCGCACCCGATCCTCGAGGAATGGGATCTCAAGACGCTGAAGCTGCGCCGCGAGATCGAGCTGCCGCTCGGCAAGCTCGCCCAGGCCGAGACCCAGCCGACGCTGATGCAGCTCAGCCCCGACGAGAAGCTGCTGCTGATCCAGAACGCCGCCCCGGCGCAGTCGGTGTCAGTGATCAACCTCGAGAGCGGCGAGGCGGTCGCCGAGATCCCCTCGCCGGGCTGCTGGACGATCAACCCCGCGCTGGAAGGCCAGCGCTTCTCGATGCTCTGCGGTGACGGCAAGATCGCCAGCGTCAGCTACGAGGCCGACGGCAGCTTCAGCGATTTCGCCCGCTCCGAGACGATCTTCGACCCGGCGGCCGACCCGCTGATCGCCAACCCGATCCGCGTCGGCGACAAGCTGGTCTGGGTCTCCTACGGCGGCGTTCTGCACTTCGTCGACGACAGCGGCGAGACCCCGGTGCTGGCCGAGAAGAAATCCCTGCTCGGCGACATCGAGGGCTGGGCGCCGGGCGGATCCGAGGTGATCGCCTATCACAAGGCGTCGAACACCGCCTTCGTGCTGATGCACTCGAACCCCTTCGACGGCAGCCACAAGAACCCCGCCGAGGAGATCTGGATGATCGACATGGCGGACGTGAGCCTCAAGGGCCGCTTCCCGGCGCATGGCGAGGGCACGATCAGCGTCAGCCAGGACGAGACCCCGACGCTCTTCGGCGCGAACCACGGCGGCTCGGTGACCCGCTATGACGTGACGCTGGGCGAGACGCCGGACATCGCCTTCGCGGGCGAGCGCCCCGGTGTCGGCTTCTTCCTCACCATGATCTCGCTGGATCATTGA
- the napH gene encoding quinol dehydrogenase ferredoxin subunit NapH, with amino-acid sequence MKAAMQLPAGVEATRVKGWWLAPRFLVLRRLSQGVFLVLFLLGPWFGIWWVTGTLAGSRSFGILPLTDPFVLAQSMVAGHWPELTALVGALIVLAVYALIGGRVYCSWVCPINPVTDAAHWLHDRLGLHKGWQPKRSTRLWLLGTVLAVSAFTGTIAWELVNPITMLHRGLVFGIGFAWALVVLVFLFDLLVSRRGWCGHLCPVGAFYGLLGTHSLLRVSATRRSACDDCMDCFEVCPENHVIAPALRGKPGETPLILSPDCTNCGRCIDVCSVNVFEFTHRFDQHVEATALPPTEQPKSTAT; translated from the coding sequence ATGAAGGCGGCGATGCAGCTCCCGGCCGGAGTGGAGGCGACCCGCGTCAAGGGCTGGTGGCTGGCCCCCCGCTTCCTGGTGCTGCGCCGTCTGTCGCAGGGCGTCTTCCTGGTGCTGTTCCTCCTCGGTCCCTGGTTCGGCATCTGGTGGGTCACCGGCACGCTCGCCGGCTCGCGCAGCTTCGGGATCCTGCCGCTGACCGATCCGTTTGTCCTCGCGCAGAGCATGGTGGCGGGGCACTGGCCGGAGCTGACCGCGCTGGTCGGGGCGCTGATCGTGCTGGCGGTCTACGCGCTGATCGGCGGACGGGTCTACTGCTCGTGGGTCTGCCCGATCAACCCGGTCACCGACGCCGCGCACTGGCTCCACGACCGGCTCGGCCTGCACAAGGGCTGGCAGCCCAAGCGCAGCACCCGGCTCTGGCTTCTCGGCACCGTGCTCGCCGTCTCGGCCTTCACCGGGACCATCGCCTGGGAGCTGGTCAACCCGATCACCATGCTGCACCGCGGGCTGGTCTTCGGGATCGGCTTCGCCTGGGCGCTGGTGGTGCTCGTCTTCCTCTTCGATCTGCTCGTCTCGCGGCGCGGCTGGTGCGGCCATCTCTGCCCGGTCGGCGCCTTCTATGGCCTCCTCGGCACGCACAGCCTGCTGCGGGTCTCGGCCACGCGGCGCAGCGCCTGCGACGACTGCATGGACTGTTTCGAGGTCTGTCCCGAGAACCACGTGATCGCCCCGGCGCTGCGCGGCAAGCCGGGCGAGACCCCGCTGATCCTGTCACCCGACTGCACCAATTGCGGACGCTGCATCGACGTCTGCTCGGTCAACGTCTTCGAGTTCACCCACCGCTTCGACCAGCATGTCGAGGCCACGGCCCTGCCCCCCACGGAACAGCCCAAGTCAACTGCCACCTGA
- a CDS encoding redoxin family protein, translating into MELLAFSNIALWVLVLVELGIILALTRQIGILFERVTPVGAMISDSGPDIGAKVPSLALTALDGAALTLGGSADRAQLVFFLSTTCPICKALIPALRSIRRDEAGWLDVVLASDGRPDPHRRMIEKEGLQDFPYVLSAELGQTFKVAKLPFAVLIGADDTIVSKGLINSREQLESLFTAKESGIPTLQAAMQQAAAQA; encoded by the coding sequence ATGGAACTTCTTGCATTTTCGAATATCGCGCTCTGGGTGCTGGTGCTTGTCGAGCTTGGCATCATCCTCGCCCTGACGCGGCAGATCGGCATCCTCTTCGAGCGCGTCACGCCGGTCGGCGCAATGATCTCGGACAGCGGTCCCGACATCGGCGCCAAGGTGCCTTCGCTGGCGCTGACCGCGCTCGACGGCGCCGCGCTCACGCTGGGCGGCTCCGCGGACCGGGCGCAGCTGGTGTTCTTCCTGTCGACCACCTGCCCGATCTGCAAGGCGCTGATCCCGGCGCTGCGCTCGATCCGCCGCGACGAGGCGGGCTGGCTGGACGTGGTGCTGGCCTCGGACGGCCGTCCCGACCCGCACCGCCGGATGATCGAGAAGGAGGGGCTGCAGGACTTCCCCTATGTCCTCTCGGCCGAGCTCGGCCAGACCTTCAAGGTCGCGAAACTGCCCTTCGCCGTGCTCATCGGCGCGGACGACACCATCGTGTCGAAGGGGCTGATCAACTCGCGCGAGCAGCTGGAAAGCCTCTTCACCGCCAAGGAAAGCGGCATCCCGACGCTGCAAGCCGCAATGCAGCAGGCCGCCGCCCAGGCCTGA
- a CDS encoding nitrate reductase cytochrome c-type subunit, which produces MKLPVIAKIAAFATPLLVAGLVVAQTTGGIQSLRGVSVDQELDPPEVYPQQLGREVRNYRQQPPVIPHSMTQYQIDLRTNQCLSCHDWSNAGDRGAPTLSMTHYLDRNGNQLDTVAGTRWFCTQCHVPQADAPALVGNDFEASSEMR; this is translated from the coding sequence ATGAAACTGCCGGTCATCGCGAAGATCGCCGCCTTCGCAACGCCCCTGCTGGTCGCAGGGCTGGTCGTGGCGCAGACGACGGGAGGCATCCAGTCGCTGCGCGGCGTCTCCGTCGATCAGGAACTTGACCCGCCCGAAGTCTACCCGCAGCAGCTGGGCCGCGAGGTGCGGAACTATCGCCAGCAGCCGCCGGTGATCCCCCATTCCATGACCCAGTACCAGATCGACCTGCGCACCAACCAGTGCCTCAGCTGCCACGACTGGAGCAACGCCGGCGACCGCGGCGCCCCGACCCTGTCGATGACCCATTACCTCGACCGCAACGGCAACCAGCTCGACACGGTGGCCGGCACGCGCTGGTTCTGCACCCAGTGCCATGTCCCGCAAGCGGATGCGCCGGCGCTTGTCGGCAACGACTTCGAAGCCTCCAGCGAAATGCGCTGA
- a CDS encoding methylamine dehydrogenase light chain: MARLISDLLARLDKSFESGARTAARRNGRRSFLAQAGASLLGAAALTPVLPFDRRANAAGNEPGDACSYWRHCAIDGFLCEEAGGSVTSCPPGSEASSVSWIGTCNNPEDGKDYLVSYNDCCGKPAVLSTTFCYNSKGERPGYRMGLYNDINWCMANKNQGYHCTVSIVVGQAE, encoded by the coding sequence ATGGCCAGACTGATCAGCGATCTTCTCGCCCGCCTCGACAAGTCCTTCGAGTCCGGAGCCCGGACCGCGGCCCGCCGCAACGGCCGCCGCAGCTTCCTCGCCCAGGCCGGCGCGAGCCTGCTGGGCGCCGCCGCGCTCACCCCGGTGCTGCCCTTCGACCGCCGCGCCAACGCGGCCGGCAACGAGCCCGGGGACGCCTGCTCCTACTGGCGCCACTGCGCCATCGACGGCTTCCTCTGCGAGGAAGCGGGCGGCTCGGTGACCTCCTGCCCGCCGGGCTCCGAGGCCTCGTCGGTGTCCTGGATCGGCACCTGCAACAACCCCGAGGACGGCAAGGACTACCTCGTCTCGTACAACGACTGCTGCGGCAAGCCGGCGGTGCTGTCGACGACCTTCTGCTACAACTCGAAGGGCGAGCGCCCGGGCTACCGCATGGGTCTCTACAACGACATCAACTGGTGCATGGCGAACAAGAACCAGGGCTACCACTGCACGGTGTCCATCGTCGTCGGGCAGGCGGAATGA
- a CDS encoding NapC/NirT family cytochrome c gives MPDHNERGHRNFLLRIWDAFWSPTGIFSAGFLLIAGFLGGILFWGGFHWSLELTNTEEFCTSCHSMETNLGEYRQTVHYNNHSGVRAICSDCHVPHEWQYKMKAKIMAVKDVYHEAMGTIDTSAKYEARRLEMAAAVWKKMKATDSRECRNCHAFEYMDFTIQETRAAQNHQRAVDENMTCIDCHQGIAHDLAPGYLEEYQHVVETLAQSKAPDGAGRVDVASIKSYLGISAD, from the coding sequence ATGCCGGATCACAACGAGCGCGGGCACCGCAACTTCCTGCTTCGGATATGGGACGCCTTCTGGAGCCCCACCGGGATCTTCAGCGCGGGCTTCCTGCTGATCGCGGGATTCCTCGGGGGCATCCTCTTCTGGGGCGGGTTCCACTGGTCGCTGGAACTGACCAACACGGAAGAATTCTGCACCTCCTGCCACTCGATGGAGACCAACCTCGGCGAGTACCGCCAGACCGTGCATTACAACAACCACTCGGGCGTGCGCGCGATCTGCTCGGACTGCCACGTCCCGCACGAGTGGCAGTACAAGATGAAGGCCAAGATCATGGCCGTGAAGGACGTCTACCACGAGGCGATGGGCACCATCGACACCTCGGCGAAATACGAGGCCCGGCGGCTCGAGATGGCGGCCGCGGTCTGGAAGAAGATGAAGGCCACCGACAGCCGCGAATGCCGCAACTGCCACGCCTTCGAGTACATGGACTTCACCATCCAGGAGACGCGCGCCGCGCAGAACCACCAGCGCGCGGTCGACGAGAACATGACCTGCATCGACTGCCACCAGGGCATCGCCCATGACCTCGCCCCGGGCTATCTCGAGGAATACCAGCACGTCGTCGAGACCCTCGCGCAGAGCAAGGCCCCGGACGGCGCGGGCCGCGTCGACGTCGCCTCGATCAAGTCCTACCTGGGCATCTCTGCCGACTAA
- a CDS encoding cytochrome c — protein sequence MRKILMAAALTIAAGGPLGAQEMSPRATFVLHCAGCHRMDGQGSLPGGIPAFPDSVGHIANTDEGRTYIMHVPGVLGASLTDAEIAEVVNYILETWSDGAPRFDEAEVTRRRAIPVPDVVRKRREIVAELAEQGIPLSTYPWP from the coding sequence ATGCGCAAGATACTCATGGCAGCGGCCCTTACCATCGCCGCGGGCGGCCCGCTCGGCGCGCAGGAGATGTCGCCGAGGGCGACCTTCGTGCTGCACTGCGCCGGCTGTCACCGCATGGATGGCCAGGGATCGCTGCCGGGGGGCATTCCCGCGTTTCCCGACTCCGTCGGCCACATCGCCAATACCGATGAGGGTCGCACCTACATCATGCACGTCCCGGGGGTTCTCGGGGCGTCGCTCACCGACGCCGAGATCGCCGAGGTGGTGAACTACATCCTCGAGACCTGGTCGGACGGAGCGCCGCGCTTCGACGAGGCCGAGGTGACCCGCCGCCGTGCCATTCCGGTGCCCGACGTGGTGCGCAAGCGCCGCGAGATCGTGGCGGAACTGGCCGAGCAGGGCATCCCGCTGTCGACCTATCCCTGGCCCTAG